CTACCAGTGGCTCCCCTCTTTAATGCGCAAGTTCCATGAGATGTATCCCCAGGTGGAACTCATGCTCAATAACTCTCACACATTTATTCGCGACCTCAAATCCGATGCCTTTGATCTGGTAATTACCGGATTTCCGGTGGACCATCCCGAGATCGACCACCGGAAGTTGTTCGAAGACGAGGTCGTGGTGGTTTCTTCGCCCCACCATCCCATGAGCGCCAAAAAAACGGTCAGTGAGGCGGATTTCGAAGATATCACGCTCATTTCCCTCGTGGAGAAGTCCAAAGACCTTTTGTATCAGTACTACCTTGTGTCGGCAGGGGTCAGGATCCGCCGCTTCATGACCATCGAACAGCCTGCGGCCATCATTGACATGGTGCGTTCCGCGTTCGGGGTGGCGCTTTTTCCCCGCTGGTCCGTGAAGACATTCCTCAACAGCGGTGAACTCTGCGCGTCGTCGCTCGGGCAAGGCGGGGTGCGGGTGGAGTGGCGAGCGGTTTTCCTGAAGTCCAAGCAATTTCCCATGTATCAGGAGGCATTCCTGAAACTGCTTGCCGATGATCCACTGCAATATTTCTCAAAAGATGAAACTGCGAAACCCGGGTAGGGTGTGGTGAGCGAAGCGAACCGCATCGTTTACGCTAGGCCTGGGTCCCGGCTTTCGCCGGGACGACGGGAATGTGCCATCCGGAAAGACCTTTGGAGAATCGCTATAGAAACGAAGCTGACGAAAAAGACCCGTCTATAACCAGGTATCCCATTTCGGGGCATCCTTGTATTTCCGCTCTGCTCGTTTGAAGGTTTTAATCAGTGTCCGCGGTTAGCGGACCCAATTCCTGCTTATTAATTCTGAGGCGCTTATGTCGTGGACTTTCTCGCCTTCTTCTTAGCCTTTTCTTCTCCTTTTGCCTTTCTTTTGGCCTTTTCTTCTTCCCACAGCGGCTTTGGGTCCGCCGCCAACACGCACGTTGCTAATTCCTCCAGACTCATCCCTTGAGCAGAAAGCTTTTTCAGCCTTTCAGCCCTGTTCTTCCTTTCGGTCTTGCTCTCCATTCGGTTTTTCTCCTACAAGAAAGTCTATGCCTCCCTCTCAATTCAAGGTCATCCCGGCTTCACTCGGCTTGTAAGAGAGCCTCTTTCCAGCGATGCCCCGAATTGCCCCTCTGGTCCTCTCCCCATCATCGACTTTGCGATAGTTCCATCTGAATTTTCAAAAAGGGCTCTCCCTGCAAATCTTCACTCCGTCTTCGCCTTCACGCGGCTTAGCCGGGACGACGGGAATGTGCCACCCGGAAAGACCTTTGGAGAATCGCTATATCTTTCCCCCTTTGAGGCTTCCGCTGAAAGCGGAAGCCTCAAAGGGGGAAAGCGCAGGGAAGTTTTAGGGAGGGGGCGCCGGGGGTCCCGCGTCCCGCGGGATTGTCAAAAAGGGTTCCCCCGGCAATTCGTTTCTTCTTTCTTCTTCTTCTTCTTCTTCTCCTCCTCCTTACCCCTTCACGCCGCCTCTCCCGCCTTGGTCAGCTCCGCGGCCCAGGTGTCTGCGAGGGGGAAGTCCACCACGAATTCGGAACCGCCGTTGTTTGCGCATTCTTCAGGAGCTTGGCACTCCTGGCAGAATTCAACGCTTCGCGGGGGCTGGCCGTCGGAGCCTACCAGCAGGGGACAACGTTGGCTGGTGAATGACAGTCTGAAGCCATAAAGCTCGGAGAACATCCGGATTCTGAGAAGGTCCATCCCTTTTCCGCCGGCGTTGAAAGAGTACGGTCGGCGGCTAGCGTAGTCTTCCGTTTCCTGAACCGGGTAGAAGCCTTCAAATATGAATTCCTTTGCGTCTTCAGGAATCCCGATGCCGGTATCTTTCACACGGAGAATGTACCTGTCTCCCTTTACTAGACCGGTAACCGAGACCGTTCCGTGGTCCGGGGTGGCTTCTATAGCGTTTCGGACCAAGCCCTCCACTATCGCTACCAGGACCTGGTTGGGAATCAGCAGTTCCGCGTCCGCCAGGTCGAAATCCAGCTTCAATGTTCGCTTTTCCTGCTTCATTTTGGAGCGGATGTAGTCAATAACCATGTCCCCGAAACTTCTGACATTGATCCGTTCCAGCTCATCCCGTCTTGTCGGAAAAGTCTTTTCCAGCCATTTGTGAAGCAGGGAGGTGGCTCGCCGGATCTCCGGGGTATATTCGGTTTGGACTTCCATAAGGTCCAGAGCGGCCTGAAGAAATCCGGTGATCATTCGCTTCTCCCACGAATAACCGGTACGTATGATGCTCTCGACCTGGTTTTCGAGCCTGTTGAGGCTCAGCACATGGCGATTCATTCGTTCGATAGGGCGATCGAAATCTTTGGTGCCCATTTCAGCCAGCTTTTTCTGCATAGTCGCGATAGTGCCGCGGATGATAGCCAAGGGCGTTCGGAGTTCGTGGGACAGGTGATTCAGGACTTTAGTTTTTGCCCGGTTGAGTTCCTCCAATTCTCGGTAGGACTTCATCAACTCTTCAAAGAATGTGGCGTTTTCCACAGCTAGAGCAACGACACCGGCCAGAGAGCTGAGTATATGAACGTCCTCTTCCGAAAACTGCCCCTCACTTTTGTTTATGACCACTAGCACTCCAAGGGTTTTTTCCCTGGTGTGCAACGGCACTATGATTTCATTGCGGATGTCGAATCCCGTGCGCGTCTCAAACGGCTTGAAAAATTGCGGATTGCTAGCGGGATTGTTTAGCAGAGCAGGTTCCCCGGTCTGAAAGACCTGACCACTGATGCTGGCATCGAGGGGGAGACGCAATTCCGAGGTGCGAGCAGGGATAAGGCCACGGTCGTCCTGGACCTCGCGCCAATACAAGTCGCCCCGATGCTCGTCGTACAACAACACTCCCGCGGCGTCGGTATCCATAGCGGATCTTAATTCGCTGACCACGACGGACAGCAAATGATCCAGATCCATGGTGGCGGCAAGTGCCATGCTGGATCGGTAGATCATCTCCAAGTCGTCTCTGGATTTCTTCAGCTTTTCGTAAACCTGGGCGTTCTCAATAGCGAGCGCAATACTACCAGCCATAGACAGAGCAAGTGCCTCATCCTGATCGGAGAAATCGCCGCCGATCTTATTCATGGCCATCAATACGCCGATGGTCTTTTCTCTCGTGTTCAGCGGAACCTGAAGCACCTTGTGAATTTCAAATCCGCTTTTTTTCGTCATTTCCGGATAGTACCGGGGATCTTTGGAGACATCATTCACTCTGGCCGGTTTGTTGTTCTGGAACACCCAGCCGGCTATGCTTCCCTCAAGGGGGAGGCGCAATTCCTCCGATTGAGGAGCCAGGATATGTCTGGCGTCACGAATTTGCTTCCAGTAAAGATCACCGCGGTGCTCGTCATAGAGCAACACGCCTGCGCCTTCGGTCAGCAGGGCTTTGTTGACTTCGTCGATGACGATTGCAAGCAACTCCTCCAGATCCACAGTGGAGGCAAGCGCTTGCGATACGTTGCACAGGATGGAAAGATCAAAAAGCTCGTGGTGCTCCTGATCCATAGCGCTATCCATAAGATCGCCCACCATCTTTTCGAGTTCTTTAACTCGTCTTTCCAATTCCTCGTAGGTTGGGTTGGGCATCAAATGCACTCCTGGGGAGTTTTGAGGGCAGCTCGGCACGTGTCACGAAAGTTGTTAACTCCCGTAAAAAACTCTCGCATCATTATAACCCACAAATATTGACCTCTCCTAGTCAGCTTGAGGACCCCGTTGTCATTGTTCAGTGCCCCGGCCAATCGGAACAGGGAAAGCTCTTTCCAAAGGGTTGCCAAGAATTCTCCGTTGAATTTCACCTCTGCCTTTGCCACATCCAGCGAGGTTCCAAACAGTTTCATCATAAAATCGTATTGAATCTGTTCAGTCCTTGAAAAGTCTCTCCTTGCCAGGAGGGGTAGTTTTTCTTGCTCAACGGCCTTTATATAGTCCGCAATCGAGAAGGTATTCGCGAAGCAGGCCCCATGAACGTAACCAAAAGATCCGCTTCCTGCTCCAACGTATTCGTCAAAATCGACGATATATTCGTCAATCATTGTTTTCTTTCTAGAGAAACACCAGGCCGTTCCGCAAGTGTAATTTTTGTTAAGC
This sequence is a window from Desulfomonile tiedjei. Protein-coding genes within it:
- a CDS encoding LysR family transcriptional regulator, with translation MGILEIRHLRLIKTLSETENLTRAAEKLHVSQPALSQQLRELEDRLGTVLFQRTRRKMILTRMGGWVLKAAENVLEELNRVEREIGKAVHGETGVLRIGVHCMLSYQWLPSLMRKFHEMYPQVELMLNNSHTFIRDLKSDAFDLVITGFPVDHPEIDHRKLFEDEVVVVSSPHHPMSAKKTVSEADFEDITLISLVEKSKDLLYQYYLVSAGVRIRRFMTIEQPAAIIDMVRSAFGVALFPRWSVKTFLNSGELCASSLGQGGVRVEWRAVFLKSKQFPMYQEAFLKLLADDPLQYFSKDETAKPG
- a CDS encoding GAF domain-containing protein, yielding MPNPTYEELERRVKELEKMVGDLMDSAMDQEHHELFDLSILCNVSQALASTVDLEELLAIVIDEVNKALLTEGAGVLLYDEHRGDLYWKQIRDARHILAPQSEELRLPLEGSIAGWVFQNNKPARVNDVSKDPRYYPEMTKKSGFEIHKVLQVPLNTREKTIGVLMAMNKIGGDFSDQDEALALSMAGSIALAIENAQVYEKLKKSRDDLEMIYRSSMALAATMDLDHLLSVVVSELRSAMDTDAAGVLLYDEHRGDLYWREVQDDRGLIPARTSELRLPLDASISGQVFQTGEPALLNNPASNPQFFKPFETRTGFDIRNEIIVPLHTREKTLGVLVVINKSEGQFSEEDVHILSSLAGVVALAVENATFFEELMKSYRELEELNRAKTKVLNHLSHELRTPLAIIRGTIATMQKKLAEMGTKDFDRPIERMNRHVLSLNRLENQVESIIRTGYSWEKRMITGFLQAALDLMEVQTEYTPEIRRATSLLHKWLEKTFPTRRDELERINVRSFGDMVIDYIRSKMKQEKRTLKLDFDLADAELLIPNQVLVAIVEGLVRNAIEATPDHGTVSVTGLVKGDRYILRVKDTGIGIPEDAKEFIFEGFYPVQETEDYASRRPYSFNAGGKGMDLLRIRMFSELYGFRLSFTSQRCPLLVGSDGQPPRSVEFCQECQAPEECANNGGSEFVVDFPLADTWAAELTKAGEAA